Proteins encoded together in one Pseudanabaena sp. BC1403 window:
- a CDS encoding polyribonucleotide nucleotidyltransferase translates to MEAVTKIIPFYGREIKLRIGTFAPQAGGSVLVQCGETAILVTATRGPARDGVDFVPLLVDYEERLYAAGRIPGGFLRREGRPPEKATLTCRLIDRPMRPLFPNWLRDDVQIVATTMAIDDKVPPDVLAVTGASIAALIAGLPFMGPMAGVRVGLVGDEFIINPTYAEVEAGDLDLVVAGTAEGIIMVEAGANQLPEADMIEAIDFGYEAVLELIKAQIDLLQELGIALPEIINPETDSTLENFIANTVKDKVAQVVASCEKDRNVRDAHLDAIKAELLAAIAALPDEDPVKLVADKKVISATYKELTKKLMRLQVIDQSVRIDGRKLDEVRPIWTEVGVIPRVHGSGLFNRGLTQVLTIATLGTPGDAQEMDDLHPDAKKRYMHHYNFPPYSVGEARPMRSAGRREIGHGALAERALLPVLPSKAEFPYVLRLVSEVLSSNGSTSMGSVCGSTLALMDAGVPITKPVSGVAMGLIKEGDEVRILTDIQGIEDFLGDMDFKVAGTDTGITALQMDMKITSISMDTVRSAVMQAKTGRAHIMGKMLELLSEPRPQLSPYAPRLLTIRIDPEQIGMIIGPGGKNIKGITEETGAKIDIEDDGTVMISSMSGEGALKAKRIIENMTRRVGSGDVYLGKVTRIIPIGAFVEFLPGKEGMVHISQLAEGRVGKVEDEVAVGDEVLIKIREVDNRGRFNLTRLGIHPDEAAAARTAAAASAE, encoded by the coding sequence ATGGAAGCCGTAACAAAAATTATCCCTTTTTATGGCAGGGAAATTAAATTAAGAATTGGCACGTTTGCACCCCAAGCTGGCGGCTCAGTATTAGTCCAGTGTGGAGAGACAGCAATATTAGTGACAGCGACCAGAGGTCCTGCTCGTGACGGTGTTGATTTTGTGCCACTGCTTGTTGATTATGAAGAGCGCCTATATGCAGCAGGGCGTATTCCTGGTGGTTTCTTACGTCGTGAAGGTCGTCCCCCCGAAAAAGCAACTCTCACTTGTCGTCTGATCGATCGCCCCATGCGTCCTTTGTTCCCCAACTGGTTGCGTGATGATGTGCAAATCGTCGCCACAACCATGGCGATCGACGACAAAGTACCACCTGACGTTTTAGCCGTGACAGGCGCATCGATCGCCGCGCTAATCGCAGGACTACCATTCATGGGGCCAATGGCTGGCGTTCGTGTTGGTTTAGTTGGTGATGAATTTATTATTAATCCTACCTATGCCGAAGTAGAAGCAGGTGACCTCGACCTAGTGGTTGCAGGTACAGCCGAAGGCATCATCATGGTCGAAGCTGGCGCAAATCAATTGCCAGAAGCCGACATGATCGAAGCGATCGACTTTGGTTATGAAGCCGTGCTAGAACTAATCAAAGCTCAAATTGATTTGCTACAAGAGTTAGGGATTGCGCTGCCAGAAATCATCAACCCCGAAACCGATTCCACTTTGGAAAACTTTATTGCCAATACGGTCAAAGATAAAGTTGCTCAAGTAGTTGCTAGTTGCGAGAAAGATCGCAATGTCCGCGATGCTCACCTTGATGCGATTAAGGCTGAACTTTTAGCAGCGATCGCAGCTTTGCCCGATGAAGATCCTGTGAAGTTGGTTGCTGATAAAAAAGTGATTAGCGCCACTTACAAGGAACTCACCAAAAAGCTAATGCGCTTGCAGGTAATCGATCAGAGCGTTCGCATCGATGGACGCAAACTCGACGAGGTGCGCCCCATCTGGACAGAAGTGGGCGTAATTCCTCGCGTGCATGGTAGCGGTTTATTTAATCGTGGCTTGACCCAAGTCTTGACGATCGCAACCCTTGGTACTCCAGGGGATGCTCAGGAAATGGACGATTTGCATCCTGATGCGAAAAAGCGTTATATGCACCACTACAACTTCCCGCCTTACTCGGTTGGTGAAGCTAGACCAATGCGATCGGCTGGTCGTCGTGAAATTGGTCACGGAGCCTTAGCCGAACGCGCACTTCTTCCTGTACTACCATCTAAAGCCGAATTCCCCTATGTTCTGCGTCTAGTATCGGAAGTCTTGTCCTCCAATGGCTCAACCTCGATGGGTTCAGTCTGCGGCTCGACTCTTGCGCTCATGGATGCAGGTGTACCAATCACTAAGCCTGTAAGCGGTGTAGCGATGGGCTTGATCAAAGAAGGCGATGAAGTTCGCATTCTTACTGACATTCAAGGCATTGAAGATTTTCTTGGCGACATGGACTTCAAGGTGGCTGGCACAGACACAGGCATCACCGCCCTACAAATGGACATGAAGATCACTAGCATCTCGATGGATACAGTCCGCTCTGCCGTGATGCAAGCTAAGACTGGTCGCGCTCACATCATGGGCAAGATGTTGGAATTGCTCTCTGAACCTAGACCTCAGCTTTCACCCTATGCACCACGCTTGCTGACAATTCGCATCGATCCTGAACAAATCGGTATGATCATTGGGCCTGGTGGTAAGAACATCAAGGGCATCACGGAGGAAACTGGAGCCAAGATCGACATCGAAGATGATGGTACAGTCATGATTTCATCGATGAGTGGTGAAGGTGCGCTCAAAGCCAAGCGGATCATCGAAAACATGACTCGTCGCGTTGGTTCGGGTGATGTCTATCTCGGTAAGGTCACTCGCATTATTCCGATTGGTGCATTTGTGGAGTTTCTACCTGGTAAGGAAGGAATGGTTCATATTTCCCAATTGGCGGAAGGTCGTGTAGGTAAGGTCGAAGATGAAGTTGCCGTTGGCGATGAAGTTTTGATTAAGATCCGCGAAGTTGATAATCGTGGACGCTTTAACCTAACTCGTTTGGGTATTCACCCCGACGAAGCTGCCGCCGCACGTACTGCTGCTGCTGCATCTGCCGAATAA
- a CDS encoding glycoside hydrolase family 3 N-terminal domain-containing protein, producing the protein MSPINLPDIDSLSLIEQVSQMLVVRACGMLYDHQIQYPQWELPNAKLQALISDYGVGGVILLGGSAPEVALKTQQMQSWAKVPLLIAADIEEGVGQRFSGATWFPPPMSLQAVSMKYAEAMGKITAEEALAIGINWLLAPIVDVNNNPENPVINVRAFGITAGEVMGATRGFIAGAKQYPVLTTAKHFPGHGDTSVDSHLQTPTLLHDRLRFENVEFPPFINAISAGVDAVMTAHILVPAFDRKNIATLSHHIITGILRTELGFEGIITTDALIMSGIANLGSPEAIAVQAIKAGVDILLMPVDPIATIHAVCEAVESKEIHRDQIRASVQRIWKAKQKVCGIPPNLKKLGNPLNLGIAKSIATKSINVYSTLSNLHPDNVKEHLEANYLNLIIVDDPLTCEEFLNARSPAVLLPKNNGYQRIVADGLTLDNLKYDQFPKIFIQIFSRGNPFRGNTNLYEKIKNLVTDLTLEHKLQAIVLYGSPYTLDQLLPLLPIQMPWGFAYSQQPEAQEAVLQKLGFGQI; encoded by the coding sequence ATGTCGCCAATCAACTTACCTGATATTGATAGTCTTAGCCTCATTGAGCAAGTTTCTCAAATGCTGGTAGTTCGAGCTTGTGGGATGCTTTATGATCATCAAATTCAGTATCCGCAGTGGGAATTGCCCAATGCGAAATTACAAGCTCTGATTAGTGACTATGGTGTTGGCGGTGTAATTTTGCTGGGTGGTAGTGCACCTGAGGTTGCTCTAAAAACGCAGCAAATGCAATCATGGGCAAAAGTACCTTTGTTGATTGCCGCTGATATTGAAGAAGGTGTCGGGCAACGCTTTAGTGGTGCGACATGGTTTCCGCCACCAATGTCATTGCAAGCGGTTTCCATGAAATATGCCGAGGCGATGGGTAAAATCACTGCGGAGGAAGCTTTAGCGATCGGCATCAATTGGTTACTTGCGCCGATTGTTGATGTTAACAATAATCCTGAAAATCCAGTAATTAATGTGCGAGCTTTTGGGATTACCGCTGGTGAGGTGATGGGAGCGACGAGGGGATTTATTGCGGGTGCAAAGCAATATCCTGTCCTGACTACAGCTAAGCATTTTCCTGGACATGGTGATACATCGGTAGATTCACATTTACAAACACCAACGCTACTTCACGATCGCCTAAGATTTGAGAATGTTGAGTTTCCACCTTTTATTAATGCGATCTCGGCGGGTGTGGATGCGGTTATGACTGCGCATATTTTAGTACCTGCCTTTGATCGCAAAAATATCGCTACTTTATCGCATCATATTATTACGGGGATTTTGCGAACTGAATTAGGTTTTGAGGGGATTATCACCACGGATGCACTGATCATGTCAGGCATTGCTAATTTGGGTAGCCCTGAAGCGATCGCTGTGCAAGCCATAAAAGCAGGTGTGGATATTTTATTGATGCCTGTCGATCCGATCGCTACAATTCATGCTGTATGTGAAGCGGTGGAATCCAAGGAAATACATCGAGATCAAATTCGAGCATCTGTCCAAAGAATTTGGAAGGCGAAACAAAAAGTTTGCGGTATTCCTCCAAATCTAAAAAAACTTGGTAATCCGCTGAATCTAGGAATTGCTAAGTCAATCGCTACCAAATCCATTAATGTTTATTCCACGCTCTCAAATCTTCATCCTGACAATGTTAAAGAGCATTTAGAAGCAAATTATTTGAATTTGATTATTGTTGACGATCCACTGACCTGCGAAGAGTTTCTCAATGCGCGATCGCCTGCGGTGTTATTACCAAAAAATAATGGCTATCAGCGCATTGTGGCAGATGGATTAACATTAGACAATCTAAAATACGACCAATTTCCGAAAATATTTATCCAAATCTTTAGTCGCGGTAATCCATTTCGTGGCAATACCAACCTGTATGAAAAGATTAAAAATTTAGTTACCGACTTGACATTGGAGCATAAACTGCAAGCAATAGTTCTCTATGGAAGTCCTTATACTTTAGATCAGTTATTACCTTTATTACCAATTCAAATGCCTTGGGGCTTTGCCTATAGCCAACAACCAGAGGCTCAGGAGGCAGTTTTACAAAAGCTAGGATTTGGCCAAATCTAA
- a CDS encoding MlaE family lipid ABC transporter permease subunit, which produces MGNFGSWLIKLGQSCLLIGQIITHVLIYRRFHWRNTIEQMSIVGTESLLITLITASFVGAVFTIQVAREFINFGAQQAIGGILAIALARELIPVLTAVIIAGRIGSAFAAEIGTMQVTEQIDALYMLRTNPVDYLATPRAIACLLMLPILTILGFLTGMAGGLFLSQAMYAIPYNMFLNSVQNLLKPWDLIAALIKSSIFGVLIAVIGTTWGLTTTGGAKGVGESTTTAVVTALLAIFISNFFLSWVFFQGIGSSLTGS; this is translated from the coding sequence ATGGGAAATTTTGGCAGTTGGCTAATTAAGCTGGGGCAAAGTTGTTTACTGATCGGACAAATCATCACCCATGTTTTGATCTATCGCCGCTTCCATTGGCGTAACACGATCGAGCAAATGTCGATAGTTGGTACAGAGTCATTGCTGATTACGTTAATCACGGCTTCCTTTGTTGGCGCAGTATTTACAATCCAAGTGGCGCGAGAATTTATTAACTTTGGTGCACAACAGGCGATTGGCGGGATTTTGGCGATCGCCTTAGCTCGTGAGCTAATTCCTGTACTGACAGCGGTAATCATTGCAGGGCGCATTGGTTCAGCATTTGCTGCGGAAATTGGCACAATGCAAGTAACTGAGCAAATCGATGCGCTCTATATGCTGCGAACTAATCCTGTGGATTATCTAGCAACCCCTCGTGCGATCGCCTGTTTATTAATGTTGCCTATCCTCACAATTTTAGGCTTTTTAACTGGTATGGCTGGCGGCTTATTTCTATCTCAAGCCATGTACGCCATTCCCTACAACATGTTTCTAAATTCTGTGCAGAATTTACTCAAGCCTTGGGATTTAATCGCAGCACTAATCAAATCCAGCATTTTTGGGGTTTTAATTGCAGTGATCGGTACAACTTGGGGGTTGACCACTACAGGTGGAGCAAAGGGTGTGGGCGAATCTACTACCACAGCCGTTGTTACTGCCTTACTAGCTATTTTTATCAGTAATTTCTTCCTGTCATGGGTCTTCTTCCAAGGTATTGGCTCTAGCCTAACTGGTTCATAG
- a CDS encoding GerMN domain-containing protein, translating into MKIPVLSKSTWFGLVAAAVVGGSGAAVLVHGTFNNQPNPQSSAPASINQVTQSPPPATRAVDGQLAVYWIESSKNKLIAVPIAVKAKSNDEAIGSVIKMLISEKPPESELYSAIPENTKVLSATTKNKEIRIDLSKDFTQGGGSASMQGRIIQVLYTATTLEPDAKVFLSVEGKPLKYIGGEGLEVPQPMTRKDFALEF; encoded by the coding sequence ATGAAAATTCCAGTTTTAAGCAAAAGTACTTGGTTTGGGCTAGTAGCGGCGGCGGTTGTCGGCGGCTCTGGTGCGGCAGTGCTTGTGCATGGCACTTTTAATAATCAGCCTAATCCCCAATCATCAGCACCAGCAAGTATCAACCAAGTAACCCAATCTCCACCACCTGCAACCAGAGCCGTGGATGGTCAGTTGGCTGTTTATTGGATCGAGTCTAGTAAAAATAAACTGATCGCTGTGCCGATCGCAGTTAAAGCCAAAAGTAATGATGAGGCGATCGGCTCAGTGATCAAAATGTTGATTTCCGAAAAGCCTCCTGAATCGGAGCTTTATAGCGCCATTCCTGAAAACACCAAAGTCTTGAGCGCGACAACAAAAAACAAGGAAATTCGGATTGATTTATCTAAGGATTTCACCCAAGGTGGTGGCTCTGCTTCAATGCAGGGAAGGATTATTCAGGTTTTATACACAGCTACGACTTTAGAACCCGATGCAAAAGTCTTTTTGTCCGTGGAAGGTAAGCCGTTAAAATATATTGGCGGTGAGGGCTTAGAAGTCCCTCAACCAATGACCCGCAAAGATTTTGCATTAGAGTTTTAG
- a CDS encoding universal stress protein, with product MFKTVLFPLNRSQETRQAVAVAIDLVQKYQSQLYVLSVADPDTTDSDRESSRELIKEIEAYFAEAGIVVKSKIAEGKTAFVICDFADEINADLIVMGSRGMSLTEEHPDGSSVSQKVINLSPCPVLVVP from the coding sequence ATGTTTAAAACTGTTTTATTTCCTTTAAACAGAAGTCAAGAAACCCGCCAAGCTGTGGCCGTAGCGATCGATCTCGTTCAAAAATATCAATCGCAGCTATATGTCCTGTCAGTAGCTGATCCTGATACCACTGATAGCGATCGCGAATCTTCCCGAGAATTGATTAAAGAAATTGAGGCTTACTTTGCGGAAGCGGGCATTGTGGTTAAGAGCAAAATAGCTGAGGGTAAAACTGCCTTTGTGATTTGTGATTTTGCCGATGAAATTAATGCTGACTTAATTGTGATGGGTTCAAGGGGAATGAGCCTGACCGAAGAGCATCCTGACGGTAGCAGTGTCAGCCAAAAAGTGATTAACCTTTCGCCTTGTCCTGTATTAGTCGTGCCTTAA
- a CDS encoding methyltransferase domain-containing protein — protein MRILFGLFRFILIAFITSSTLLACNSLFIDKSPSPSNQLESNPLPSLPPIAPKDIEPERIPDAPYLQTPPEVVLKMLEMAKVNKNDVVYDLGSGDGRIVIAAAQKFGARAIGIEIDPELIRESDRESKLAIAKTPKIRDRIQFIKQDFFKTDLRDATVITLYLLPQANLRVRSEILPKLKKGTRIISNEYDLGDLPPNQTETIKVGNREYRIYLWILD, from the coding sequence ATGAGAATTTTATTTGGGTTATTTAGGTTTATTTTGATTGCTTTCATCACATCATCAACCTTGTTAGCTTGCAATTCTCTTTTTATTGATAAATCGCCATCGCCAAGTAATCAATTAGAGAGTAACCCACTCCCGTCACTTCCCCCCATAGCGCCGAAAGACATAGAGCCAGAGAGGATTCCCGACGCTCCATATTTACAAACGCCCCCAGAAGTAGTACTGAAAATGCTGGAGATGGCAAAGGTAAATAAGAATGACGTTGTTTATGATCTAGGTAGTGGCGATGGCAGAATCGTGATTGCTGCTGCCCAAAAGTTTGGCGCAAGAGCCATCGGTATCGAGATTGATCCTGAATTAATTAGAGAATCTGATCGAGAATCAAAATTGGCGATCGCCAAAACACCAAAAATTCGCGATCGCATTCAATTTATTAAACAAGATTTTTTTAAAACAGATTTGCGTGATGCAACCGTAATTACGCTATACCTTCTACCACAAGCAAACCTTCGTGTACGTTCCGAAATTTTACCTAAATTAAAGAAGGGAACAAGAATTATTTCCAATGAATATGATTTAGGAGATTTACCTCCTAATCAAACTGAAACAATTAAAGTTGGCAATCGTGAATATAGAATTTATCTTTGGATTTTAGATTAA
- a CDS encoding nuclease-related domain-containing protein: MIIKELDRIETTDKFEQAGYRAESQLAFYLNREFKDDPLFLVFNNLRFEKAGDACQIDHLVLHRYGMIIIESKSVTTRVEVNEFGEWKRWFNNAWQGMPSPILQAQRQGKFLKDYLEDHVETLRNKPILGRRAQFTKMPIDVLVAISDSGIINRPINDKLKTVCKADQIADKVREIVSEYRKIDSLLTFSLKSAYLFDMDEVPRISSFLLTQHKPAKIKESFTNTNSKPTSLSAQIVPDIKSPSASNPIATAKPASLPKKIIPVTPSDYQKSDVSHNPVVKTVKPTSTNTCSHCQSPNISILYVHSYFFKCNDCGKNTAIKNICPSCGDREKIRKSGLQFFSGCEKCGTSQLFYTNP, from the coding sequence ATGATTATTAAAGAACTTGATCGTATTGAAACAACTGATAAATTTGAACAAGCAGGATACCGTGCAGAATCTCAGCTAGCTTTTTATCTGAACCGAGAATTTAAAGATGATCCATTGTTTCTAGTTTTCAATAATCTGCGTTTTGAAAAAGCAGGGGATGCTTGTCAGATCGATCATTTAGTACTTCATCGCTATGGAATGATAATCATTGAGAGCAAAAGCGTCACAACTCGCGTTGAGGTAAATGAATTCGGCGAGTGGAAACGTTGGTTTAATAATGCTTGGCAAGGAATGCCTTCACCAATTTTGCAAGCTCAACGCCAAGGGAAATTTCTCAAGGACTATTTAGAAGATCATGTTGAGACTTTGCGTAACAAACCAATTTTGGGAAGACGCGCACAGTTCACGAAAATGCCTATCGATGTATTAGTTGCAATTTCTGATTCTGGTATTATCAATCGCCCAATAAATGACAAGCTCAAAACAGTATGCAAAGCCGATCAAATTGCTGATAAGGTTAGAGAAATTGTGTCTGAATATCGCAAAATCGATAGTTTGTTAACCTTTAGCCTAAAATCTGCTTATCTATTTGATATGGATGAAGTGCCAAGAATTAGTAGCTTTTTGTTGACTCAACACAAGCCTGCAAAAATCAAGGAATCTTTTACTAATACAAACAGCAAGCCCACAAGTCTTTCTGCTCAAATCGTTCCAGACATTAAGTCTCCTTCAGCCTCAAATCCGATCGCCACAGCCAAACCAGCATCACTTCCGAAAAAGATTATTCCCGTCACTCCAAGCGATTATCAGAAATCAGACGTTAGCCATAATCCAGTCGTCAAAACTGTAAAGCCAACTTCAACAAACACTTGTTCCCATTGCCAAAGTCCAAATATTTCGATTTTGTATGTTCACAGTTATTTCTTCAAATGTAACGATTGTGGAAAAAATACGGCGATCAAAAATATTTGTCCGTCCTGTGGCGATCGCGAAAAAATTAGAAAAAGCGGGTTACAGTTTTTTAGTGGATGCGAAAAATGTGGTACTTCGCAGTTGTTTTATACTAATCCCTAG
- a CDS encoding tetratricopeptide repeat protein, protein MNFSFSFFTPNLIIFCGWIFSVCLHEWAHSVVAYLGGDISVKQKGYLSFNPLVYIHPVTSILLPLIVLVIGGIPLTGGAVYIEQASIPSRLMRSAVSLAGPSANIITALLFAIIYRYAPLTPIVLNALGFSIFLQFYAAILNLLPIPSLDGFGIIEPWLAPSQRTYIRSLGFNFGFIFLLSLLILVPNFSKSIVDASLKGTVALGVTLRAVGNGAEIFSGSNSKAIFGILILVMTVGFYFHHYIFTSHLRHFQNGYKFFAAGEFHKALKAYKDSVEQNPNFFEGWKQMGLVLYLLGQYEQSIAAIQKSIKLDRSDWSLYLFNGNSYAKLGKFAKSANDFSTALKLSPNKYVVYNDRGLALAEQGNYQQAISDLSTSIQLATDSPIILAFSYNNRGYAFYLQGDFESALIDINRSLSIDSSNYYAYYNRGLVYLAKELNSAAKEDLVRFVELCQTPQNKYSFQVQELLEKANLHIQKLA, encoded by the coding sequence ATGAACTTTAGCTTCAGCTTTTTTACTCCTAACTTAATAATTTTTTGCGGTTGGATTTTTTCAGTCTGTTTACACGAATGGGCGCATTCAGTCGTTGCTTATCTGGGGGGAGATATCTCTGTAAAACAAAAAGGATACTTATCTTTCAATCCCCTTGTCTACATTCATCCTGTCACTAGCATCTTGTTACCGCTTATCGTGCTAGTGATCGGTGGAATACCTTTAACTGGGGGAGCTGTATATATCGAGCAAGCAAGCATTCCTAGTCGATTGATGCGATCGGCAGTTTCCCTAGCTGGACCGAGTGCCAATATTATTACAGCTCTTTTGTTTGCCATAATTTATCGTTATGCGCCCTTAACCCCAATAGTTTTAAATGCACTTGGCTTTTCAATTTTTTTGCAGTTTTATGCTGCCATCCTCAATCTGCTACCAATACCATCTCTAGATGGATTTGGCATCATCGAACCTTGGCTTGCCCCATCTCAGAGAACATACATAAGAAGTCTCGGTTTTAACTTTGGTTTTATATTCTTACTGAGTCTCTTAATACTTGTTCCCAATTTTAGCAAAAGTATCGTTGATGCATCTCTGAAAGGAACTGTGGCATTGGGAGTAACATTGCGTGCAGTTGGAAATGGGGCGGAGATATTTTCAGGAAGTAATAGCAAAGCAATTTTTGGCATATTGATATTAGTAATGACAGTAGGTTTTTACTTTCATCACTACATATTTACTTCCCACTTACGACATTTTCAGAATGGTTATAAATTTTTCGCAGCAGGTGAATTCCATAAAGCTCTGAAAGCCTACAAAGATTCTGTTGAACAAAACCCAAATTTCTTTGAAGGATGGAAGCAAATGGGACTTGTTTTGTACTTACTTGGTCAATATGAACAAAGCATAGCTGCTATCCAGAAATCAATCAAACTTGACAGAAGCGACTGGTCGCTATATCTCTTTAACGGAAACAGTTATGCAAAGTTAGGAAAATTTGCAAAGTCTGCTAATGATTTCTCTACAGCACTTAAATTGTCCCCGAACAAATATGTTGTATACAATGATCGTGGTCTTGCTCTCGCAGAACAGGGTAATTATCAACAAGCGATCTCAGATCTCAGTACAAGCATCCAACTGGCAACAGACAGTCCTATCATCCTTGCATTTTCTTATAACAATCGTGGATATGCATTTTACCTTCAGGGTGACTTTGAATCGGCTCTGATTGATATCAATAGGTCATTAAGCATAGATTCGAGTAATTACTATGCGTACTACAATCGCGGATTGGTTTACTTGGCAAAAGAGTTAAATTCTGCGGCAAAAGAGGATTTAGTTCGATTCGTTGAATTATGTCAAACTCCTCAAAATAAGTATTCATTCCAAGTTCAAGAATTACTAGAAAAAGCTAATTTACATATACAAAAACTTGCATAA
- the dacB gene encoding D-alanyl-D-alanine carboxypeptidase/D-alanyl-D-alanine-endopeptidase — MRNTIFTKIALVVISLITAIPAYANSDRLCPAQLQKEVEKVAQSPKLQPSRVGVFVQTNETKPQTLANLDGDRYFIPSSNAKLFITAIALKTLGADYRFATRLMSHNLPNTKGELENGLWLVGSGDPSFRSATGLKSLVTQLKNKGVKQINGGIWTLTSHKGAEVASSWEWSDLQEYYAAIASPFTINENAINWTVSPDTTGKPAIFTWDTPELAKDWLVENQAITGTADSNYSLKVVRPYGQKVLIISGVIPEKSEPEIGGVAIPNPEANFLDLLRQELAAQGITVSQNISTNTSKRLPPTQDLAIAYSLPLSQLIITTNKDSNNLYAELLLRALGDRLNENMPDDNLLGGMIAINKYLQSINTPPAYTLLADGSGLSRRNLTTPRAIVQLLQSVASDQNFRKSLAISNVDGTLTNRFKNTSAQGLIQAKTGTLTGAIALSGYANPQNHREVIFSIIINNSNLPSRELQKYIDAIALLLTRLEPC; from the coding sequence TTGAGAAACACAATATTCACTAAGATCGCTCTAGTTGTGATTTCTTTAATTACGGCTATTCCTGCTTATGCAAATAGTGATCGTCTCTGCCCCGCACAATTACAAAAAGAGGTAGAAAAAGTCGCTCAGTCACCTAAATTGCAACCATCGCGAGTTGGTGTATTTGTGCAAACCAATGAGACTAAGCCGCAAACATTAGCTAATCTTGATGGCGATCGCTACTTTATCCCATCATCAAATGCCAAATTGTTCATAACTGCGATCGCTCTAAAAACATTGGGAGCAGACTATCGTTTTGCTACCCGTTTGATGTCGCACAATTTGCCAAATACTAAAGGAGAGTTAGAAAATGGATTATGGCTTGTTGGCTCAGGTGATCCTAGCTTTCGCTCGGCGACTGGTTTAAAATCGCTAGTAACTCAACTTAAAAATAAAGGTGTAAAGCAGATTAATGGTGGAATTTGGACTTTAACATCTCACAAAGGCGCAGAAGTTGCGAGCAGCTGGGAATGGTCTGATTTACAGGAATATTATGCAGCGATCGCATCTCCTTTTACGATTAATGAAAATGCTATCAACTGGACTGTTAGCCCAGACACAACTGGCAAACCTGCAATTTTTACATGGGACACTCCTGAATTGGCTAAGGATTGGCTTGTAGAGAATCAAGCAATTACAGGTACAGCCGATTCAAATTACAGCTTAAAAGTTGTTCGCCCCTATGGTCAAAAAGTTCTGATCATCTCTGGTGTAATACCTGAAAAGTCAGAGCCAGAAATAGGTGGCGTGGCTATTCCCAATCCAGAAGCTAATTTTTTAGATTTATTGCGTCAGGAACTAGCTGCACAGGGCATTACGGTTTCTCAAAATATTTCTACTAACACTTCCAAAAGGCTTCCACCTACTCAAGATTTAGCGATCGCTTACTCACTACCTCTCTCTCAATTAATCATTACAACCAACAAAGACAGCAATAATCTCTACGCAGAATTGCTATTAAGAGCTTTAGGAGATCGTCTTAATGAAAATATGCCCGATGACAATTTGCTTGGTGGCATGATAGCGATTAACAAGTATTTGCAATCTATCAATACCCCTCCAGCCTATACTTTGCTCGCCGACGGTTCTGGTCTATCACGTCGCAATTTAACAACTCCCAGAGCGATTGTTCAACTTTTGCAAAGTGTGGCGAGCGATCAGAACTTTCGTAAATCTTTAGCAATCTCTAATGTCGATGGCACATTGACTAATCGATTTAAAAATACTTCTGCCCAAGGATTAATTCAAGCTAAGACAGGAACGTTAACAGGTGCGATTGCATTGTCAGGATATGCTAATCCTCAAAATCATCGTGAAGTCATTTTCAGTATCATCATTAATAATAGTAATCTTCCGTCAAGGGAGTTGCAGAAATATATTGATGCGATCGCTTTATTATTAACTCGCCTTGAACCCTGTTAA